A stretch of DNA from Halorubrum sp. BOL3-1:
TGTCAGAGATTTCTACGGGGGTGGAAAAATGTGGGAATACGTTGAGCTAGTGCTTGATAGAACTTACAGGAATGACATAGAAACATGGGATTATCAATGGATGTTTACGAAAGCGATTAATTGGGGTCTAACCGCAAGTCCGTCAAGGAATTTAATTAGCAATATTGGGTTTGATTCTGATGCAACCCACACTCAGGACGAATCATCACCAATGTCCGGAGTTCCGCGGCATAATCTAGTATTTCCCTTGGACCGAACGGAGTACGTGTGTACCGATAGAGAATATGATAGGCAGTACTATAAATTAACCAACTCCATATGGGAACGTAACGTGCTTCTGCGACAATTTCGACATTTTTACGTAAGAAACTATAATTGAATATAAAAACAAATCCCCCTCTATTTTCAATATGTAGCCTAACATCCTGATATGAAGAGTTCTAACCTCTCTGTTACTCTACTCAACGCTTACGATTCTGGTGGCGCTGGAACAGCCACAAAGAGAATTTATCGAGGACTTCAGGAGGTCGGAATCAATGCGAATATGCTTGTTGACCACAAGGAGGGAGATGATTCTCAGATATATGGGCCAGAAAGCACTCTCAGAAAAGCGTATTCAATGGCTCGCCCATTCATTGATCGCCTTCCACTCAGAGCGTATGGCGGTTCTGAGGGTGTGTTTTCGCCGAACTGGCTCCCTGAAGACGTTGGAAAACGAATTGACAAGCTTGATCCAGATGTAATTCATCTCAATTGGGTAGGTGGAGGATTTCTTACACCAAGCACAATTGCTTCATTTGATCGCCCAGTTGTCTGGCGATTTCCAGATATGTGGCCTATGACTGGAGGGTGTCACTATGCAAGGAGCTGTGAGAGGTATAAAGATTCTTGCGGAACCTGTCCAGAACTGGGGAGTTCACGATCATGGGATCTATCTCGTTTTACGATGGCTCGCAAAAGCCGTGCGTTTTCTGATACAGATATTACCGTGGTCGCTCCAAGCACTTGGCTAGCGGAGTGCGCAAATGAAAGTTCCCTATTTCGAGATAATCGTATTGAAGTGATCCCGAATGGACTAGACACTGATGTGTATTACCCTTGGGATGATGAAGTTTCGCGTTCTGTATTTGGATTTAATGAGGAAGAGACGATCGTTCTGTTTGGGTCAGTCAATGCAACATCTGATCCCAGAAAAGGATTTGACCTGCTTGACAGTGCATTAAATCATATCCAGTCTGAAAACCTGAGACTCGTTATTTTTGGCTCATCTGAACCCGCAAATCCGCCTGACCTCAATTATCCAACAACATATACTGGATATCTCCATGATCATCAAAGCCTTGCTTTCTTATATTCTTCCGCAGATGTGATGGTAGTTCCCTCCCGATATGAAGGATTTGGGCAGACTGTTTCAGAGTCAATGGCATGTGGCACACCAGTAGTAGCTTTTGACGCTACTGGACCGAGTGATACAATCGATCATCGAAAAAACGGATACTTGGCGGAACCGTACATTCCTGAAGACCTCGCAGAGGGCATAAACTGGATATTAGAGGACCAACAGCGACGAAAAAATCTATCAAAACAGGCACGTGAAAAGGCCAAGGAGGAATTCTCACTTGAGGTTGCTGCTAATAGATATAAAAGCATCTATGAGTCTATTATTTAATTCAATAAAAACAATGGCAACACCGGGGTCTACCGCCATCCAGCACTCAGCTAGATATCAATAGTAATAATCAAATACGAGGAATTATCTGATGTCCTATCCGCAGTTAGCCTATGAGTTCCAAGACACCCACACTGAAACGTTTACCTTACGAGTTTGTTAAAATATGTAAGAGCAAAAGTATTACAAAGGCGCTAGCAGATACCAAGTCATACATATCGCACAATATTAATCCCATCCAAAGTATTAGAAACAGGTATTACGATTGGAAGGGTGGAACACAAGATCTATGTCTAAATGGGGTAACAGCTCAGTTTGATGCGAAAAGTAAGAATGGTGGTGATAACCTTCGGGTGATGTATGAATCCGAGGACTTCTTTTTACAGGATATGTTGGAGG
This window harbors:
- a CDS encoding glycosyltransferase family 4 protein, which gives rise to MKSSNLSVTLLNAYDSGGAGTATKRIYRGLQEVGINANMLVDHKEGDDSQIYGPESTLRKAYSMARPFIDRLPLRAYGGSEGVFSPNWLPEDVGKRIDKLDPDVIHLNWVGGGFLTPSTIASFDRPVVWRFPDMWPMTGGCHYARSCERYKDSCGTCPELGSSRSWDLSRFTMARKSRAFSDTDITVVAPSTWLAECANESSLFRDNRIEVIPNGLDTDVYYPWDDEVSRSVFGFNEEETIVLFGSVNATSDPRKGFDLLDSALNHIQSENLRLVIFGSSEPANPPDLNYPTTYTGYLHDHQSLAFLYSSADVMVVPSRYEGFGQTVSESMACGTPVVAFDATGPSDTIDHRKNGYLAEPYIPEDLAEGINWILEDQQRRKNLSKQAREKAKEEFSLEVAANRYKSIYESII